The DNA region AGGGCTGCACTTGttctttggaaaaataaaatccacCCACCGAAATGCAACCCCGTGCATGCTAAATGGGAAAGAAATtacgaaaacatttctgggCAAATTTTCATATATGCTGCTCATATTTTACCGCTCTTTGATCGCGATGATTGTTGTGTGTGTGGTATTTAAGCCGATTTGCTTGCAAAGTTAGTCACCAGTCTAGTACTAGTTAGTCGAACGGTAAAGTCGCATTTGAGCACAATGTTTAAGGTTTGTAGCCACGGAGACAATTTCATACCACAAGCAAACAAATTACAACATTATTTCTCCCCTCAAACAGATCACCATCATTTTTGCCGCCGTCGCAGTTTTGGCCATCAGTGCCGAATACGACGATCCCAAGGATTACCATTCCCACCCCAAGTACAAGTTCGAGTACGGAGTTAAAGACTCCAAAACGGGAGACAACAAGGATCAGTGGGAGCATCGCGATGGAGACGTGGTCAAGGGACAGTACAGCTTTTACGAGGCCGATGGAACTAAGCGGATTGTGGAGTACAGCTCGGACAAGCACCACGGATTCCAGGCTCACGTGAAGCGAGTGGGTCATGCGTCGCATCCTCAGGTCTATGGACACCACGAGGAGGGAGGTCATCACTTTGGGGGTGGTGAGGAACACCACGGTCACGGACATGCCGAAAGCTACGCCAATTTGTACCAGCACCATCATTAAAGACTGAGAAGAGAAATGTGATATTAACGGTTAAGAATAAACTATGAAATGAGAGCAAAGAATTGGTTGTTCGTGGTTCAAATttaattgatcagaaaaatccTTTAGACATGAATCATTTGGTAAAAATGGATTCCAAAAGACTCCAAAGTTTGTTTTCCttcttgctgtttttttttgcaaattttacctaaattttgTGAATGATTTAAGacacttcaaattatttttccttaTCATCCcaattaaccattttttttgcgtccgagacagctaaaatcgattTAACTGTCCGCTTAGttataattttaagaaaaatgcggtttttgcgaaaatcgaggCAAATTTGCACTTTCATTTGCCACCCGAATTGCgatacaaaaaatacgggtctgatttttttcagccaaGGAAACCCTGCAATAATTTTTGGCTCGATCTGACAACTTTTTTTAGgttgtaggggaaggtggggcaagacgaccatatggggcaagaggaacaatcactcgtacggccgtaatttttacaattttgattatttccagtatgaggaattgttgctagcaatgcagtTAACTGATtatactaccacataaccgccaaaacgacgtaaacgccacggggcatattaaaattgaatgaagtttttttcaaaacctttgttttcttataatatttggaaagtacaaaataaggtttagggttcgttttaaggctcactttatcaaaatgctatttttcctagatcagtagtgtccctaccaatgacttgcacctattataaagtatgatttaacttttggttatttttgttgagagcttttaaaaaatcttgttcaggttaGGCAAGTGTactatatgtattttttgtatgtaaaaaatacgaattgctgcaacaacgtATTTTATTGCGAAATAAATAcatcaaaatacttaaaaactgataaacaattgttaaaaaaaaatgtcatgcaAAAATAGTGATATTacgaaaatttactatttatcatccaggtaaaactttttttttcataaaaactatcaaatttttagtaaaatattattatttaatctaaaaatgaaacaaacgtTCCAAAACATTCTGATCTGATGTaattaagtgataacagttcaattgttagcaaattaacaagttttttcatgcattgttcctcttgccccaacgggtttaatgggttataacgagcatttccttagcttgttacacttgccccactttcccctacagtTGCTCAGACTcctcttcaattttctttctaAATCAAAGTACAAGAGTATTACAGTATTAGTAGAAATTATCTGAGAAgtcctacacagctaaaaaagtagtaatccagctgcgtgtaaaaggcctgggtgtaaaataaatattgctttattttttgcaattttatgtgattttacatcctgaaatatgtagcccatcagtatgggaaacctaattacccgaaatgtcaagctcatatatgcgtttatccctgCAGCTGTTCATCGGTCTGAcagccgagtgggctaaggcgccagtccttaatgttggtgctgggtttgaatcccgtcggttgcaactttttttttgtgtttgcaaaaattgtacatgcagtgtgtaatattagcgtgtcccaaaaaaacaagaagtcgaggaattcaatgtgctcagttctcaaatgatagaaaatcatgttagaaacaactctctcatacatgaaaactttcggaaaaatcgtttaccacgttccctgggcatttttttgaaaaaagtaagttttttcgacaatttcacaaaatctgcttagaaaaaatggaaaattttgaaatttcaaaaagcctatatcattaaatgatggtctgtggtccaataaacaagttaatgtatcgatttggctTTTAAAACCCTTGTTttcactttcccggtagcttttatgtcgaaaaatacgagtttttgctttacttttttcaatctttttcctcggtattgaacacaaaatttttctcatatgtgagaatacatgcatcttgtaggaaattttccgccaaacattttcgtctaagcaactctgaaatttcatcaactctgagctgagatattccagtttttgtgaagaaagaatattgaatatttgaaaatgttgaatttaatcatcattggcatacaatattaaggaaAATTTAAGCCTAATATAATGTGCGGCTATAtggcatctgtttttaaacataattggCTCATCCTCCAATACTAAGGCCACCTggtgttgttttctcatggcacactacgtgctaaatcaatgaattacttttagtaaataactcatatttagagcattttgcatttaaaccaatcgatgcacgtttgctgtgtttccatggatacaaataaacaaaaaacaaatcgatgcctctgtgctctcttatgctaactagataggaaaaccagtaagcatagtacaagagagcacagaggcatcgaaatatatggTTCGATTGTACGGGGATGGcatttgtccacgctccatacaaaaaagttttttttatggacaattgacCACAAGAAGGGTAGTGAGCTGAGATTAACAAAAATGTCTACGTGATTAATGGATGGATCCCTATAGAATAAATTCTAAATACTtagtgttatttttaatttacctaAACATCGGATTTATCAACAGGAGTTATAAGAAGGGAGTGCAAACGTTACGTTGTGGTTCAGATCACGGAAATGCGTACAATCGAaccttatatttgttatttgtatccatggaaacacagcaaacgtgcatcgattggtttaaatgcaaaatgctctaaatatgagttatttattaaaactaatttattgatttagcacgtagtgtgccatgagaaaacaacaccAGGTGGCCTTAGTATTAGAGGATGAGccaattatgtttaaaaacagatgcgatatAGCCGCACATTATATTAGGCTTAAATTttccttaatattgtatgccaatgatgattaaattcaacattttcaaatattcaatattctttcttcacaaaaactggaatatctcagctcagagttgatgaaatttcagagttgcttagacgaaaatctttggcggaaaatttcctacaagatgcatgtcTTCTCACATATGAGAAaaattttgtgttcaataccgaggaaaaagattgaaaaaagtaaagcaaaaactcgtatttttcgacataaaagctaccgggaaagtgaaAACAAGGGTTTTAAAtgccaaatcgatacattaacttgtttattggaccacagaccatcatttaatgatataggctttttgaaattccaaattttccattttttctaagcagattttgtgaaattgtcgaaaaaacttacttttttcaaaaaaatgcccagggaacgtggtaaacgatttttccgaaagttttcatgtatgagagagttgtttctaacatgattttctatcatttgagaactgagcacattgaattcctcgacttcgtgtttttttgggacacgctagtgtaatattaagtgtttattttgacgaaggtgatgtgcatgcttttgcatgcgattttaccatcggattttttgctgtgtaagcgATATCTACAACTTAGCCGAAGATAGCAAATCGATCTGAAATTCCattctaaagatacagataaataaatatttctaaagCCTTTTAgaaggggaacagcatctaattccatcgtgcctctaatgttgccatatcagcactttgacgttcatttacagctcataaaacGCGATTTTatctgaaatcgagtgataaatagttcaACAGGAAATGAGCAAGCTACTTTCTATAAACagatttacaaaataaattgtttaaatagtgaaaatcagcaaataggatggagtaaaaaacatacaaacatacaagaaTTTCTTTTATAGACACAGcttttatttcagatttgtgTCGCTATATTTGATTTCaaacctgagatattcaataaaaacaacaaaaaaactgcgtgcaatgttgtcactcttcatatgaaagaagtttcaatcttgtcatgctatcttgacacagcctgaaaatttatgtaagtgcgacaactggccaaagggatttcaggtcagaaagcgtttgacgcacgtaccaGATAGACTAccgtacacaaaaaaaatcatggtaatattgcatctgaaaaggggtacatcttttttgtcagaaaaaatgtgtaatttcacctctggaaatgtgtaattttaccacttttctggtgtaatgccgctttttcagtctaaattgaggtaaaattatatcataaaagaggtaatattcaaccttccaaaattacagcatccaaattcacattatttttttctgtgtagacatttataactcgggactccagcaacaaacttcaaccaaacttcgggacaatgcctgtgcaatggtcaaccaaacataaCGTGTTTGtcgttgtttacattgcgtgccctattttttgtttattcaaggtcaagcattaaaacgcgtttttttctcggaacttcaaaaagcgacgtgtgaCAAGAATGCACGACAGCGTcggagttttgaaaattctgtttTTAAGATAAATATTTTACGGTGGCAATTTTAATTCAACCTTATAAATGGTTGCAATTAGAATTGAAAATGATCCTCAACTCCACAAAATATTGACCGAAATATGATCATAATTTGATTGATATTTGTTACGTATACGGGGAGATGAGTCTTGAATGCTTTATTGAGATATTAATTTTTCGAGTAAGTGAGAAAATCAAACTTGAATTGAATTCCAAGTGTCAAATTCGTTCATTATTCTCTTTTGATATATGTGATAATGATGATATAGAAATGTCTTTCTCAAGCAAACCATAATTAAGTCCTGTTAGCCTTCCAGCTTAAAACGTTCACCCATAAAGCTGTAGATCAACAAGCAGGTTGATAAAAAATGAAGCCATAAACAACTTCACTCTTGAAACCCTGGTTTCGTTTAACACATCATAAGTGGCACAAAAAAGCGGATCGTATCGGACTCATGAGCAGCGCCCACCCATTATAAACAAGATAATTCACACTCGATATATCATTTCCATTCCATCACGCGGGCACACTGGACGGGGGAGACGGGGTCTGGACTCTCGAAACCACACGAACATCGTGTCTTCGATTACCAAAaggggaggaggagggaggGTAAATGTATTTATTTGCAAAGAAAACATGTTCAATTATGCACATTTTATTATGTAACAAGTCTAGTCAACTacaaaaacaacagaaaaaGCGGGGGAGCTTACAGCTACAAAATAAAGCATTTTCCTAATTACACatggttggtttttttttatgccaACCTCCAGGGTGACTGGCGCGTTGTTGTCTTCAGATCTCTTGAGTATCGTGTGGTTCATTTTTTCGTCCTCTTGCCTCATACTTGTAGTTAGAAGTAGTTTGGCGCTGCTACTAAAACTAGAGTAGGAGGAGATATCTCTGGCACCTTTCAGTGGTAGATTTTCTGGTTGGCATAGCTGGTGGCAAACGTGCTGCCTTCGTTTTTCCACCCATTATTACCATTAATAACGTTGCTGGAGCTAGCGGGCTGCTGGTCGACCCAAccattctgctgctgctgctgctgaggtTGCTTCCAGAAGCCAACTCCATTGATCGATTGCCCGTAGCTATCCTGACccaattgctgctgctgcttctggtaTCCATTTCCATTATGCGAGTCCTGCTTCTTAACGACGAACGGAGCCGCGTAAGTCTGGGGGTGCACGGCGTGGCCAATTCGCTTCACGATCGCCTGGAATCCGTTCCACTTGTCGGCCTTGTACTGGACTACGCGTTTGGTGCCGTCGGCCTCATCCAGCGTGTAACCTCCCTTGAGGCCGTGCTTGCCATCGCTAATCTCCCACTGGCTCTTGTGGTCTCCGGTGTGCGGGTCCTTGACGCCGTACTCGAACTTGTACTTGGAGTCCCAGTCCCATCCGTGGGATTGTTCGTATCCGGCCAAGGCGATGGACACCAGACAGGATGCTAGAACGATCACCTGCGGACGGAGAATAATTTATGTAGAAGAAGTTAAATGCTAAAGGGGATGGTTTATACCTTGAACATTATGAAAACTTAACAATGCGGCTTATCTCGAGAGATAACTTGAGTAAACTACAAACAGTTGATGAATGATAACGTTTGGACAACATCAAACGTCTTTTATAGTTAGAGGTTTTTCAGTCAGAACAACAGTATTGCAACTTACAACACCATTATCTGCAATGAGAATTCAGTTTAGACCAACGCAACGGCTGATAAAACTTTGGATTGTCCAAAAGACCATTGGTTTGCAAATTGCTGTGACAATGTGTACTTTCACTTTTGAAGAGATAATACTGACtcttataaaaaaagaaaaaaataaataaatttaaattctttaaatttaaaaaaatctgaaacaagATGCAGggtgttatgttacacatgaccaatatgacaaagaattttcaaaagctttTGGAATGCAATCATTTTATCATCCACGCTaattaagacattttttttaattttgtttttttaagatatTTGAGTCAAAGCAAACCATGTTGACCCGAAGCCCGAAGCCCACCCCCAGGCTACGGGCCTGCGCCCTATTCTCATCACTTTCGTAGTTTCcgcaattcaaacaaaatttttagataCATCTagaatggagagttgcttgctcacttttatttgagctatttattatttttgaataatcgaAAACACTTCATGAAAGCAATAATTCatgttcaaagtgctgatatgccgataatagaaatgggCCGAGAAAAGGTATATTTCCCATACAGAAACATTATCAAGGgtacacagcaacgaaggaagttgttgtcttcttattccaaacgtgtcaaacttacggacccaatcctgtaaCAACGCGTTTGtcaaattagtcaaactttgttgtaaatttctTTGTGGACAGCACTTTAGGGGTTGAATGAAACAATATGTCGAAAGTACCCGTAATTTTGAAGATacaaaaatgtctgtaacaaaaatctgggtgcaaaagctctggttgatatgCACCGTTAAATgcatttgtaaaaattttcaatccCGAACAGAATTTCTAGGTtttccggacacttagtagcatatcattttcgttatagctgacaaaaaaccATGTAATAAgttagaaatgaagaaatatcatcaggatgtagtattaacagtcagttttaagagaatgcattcaaaatatgtcttttctaacaatttttcatcagaatttgaaaataaaaatgacttgctgtgcttcgaatcccggacactgataaaagctgaaatCCGGCCACttatgcttcgaattccggacactcgtttttgcttatgaatcgcacaaatttggactgaaatgttagtgaatggcattcttcaggtctcaaataagctgttaacatcaaaacgatcgatattttatataaaaatttgctagaatttaaggaaatcaaaaccgtAAATTTCTGCTCtaccttcccggtgcttcggacgtctatgaaatatttcacgtgaaatgtttcgcatatttggtaatcttataattttattttattgttttgacattaactacagcgttcaaacaaactttaagtaaaagttgatgttagaatccatcaaataacacagttttgacattcataatgcgaacttatattcaaataattgataaaacaagatgaggtgtccgggtttcgaagcgtctgggaattcgaatcatgacgttagatgAGCATCAAAACTAATAATCATTTGAGCTTCTCATCCTGTTTGCTCTCTGAAATTTATCATCAACCAATGAAGCATGGGCAAACAGGAATGCTTGTAGACAAATTAAGTTTCTTTAAATTATATCGCTGCTCTTGACAAAACAGCGTGTTGTGATTTATCAAAACAACAAGCAAGTAAAACAACCGATTTCATTCAATTGGATAAATAAATGTAACAATTAACAACATCTATCAACAATTACAATATCACATTCGTTACAAGCAGCAGCAAATGTTCCAATCATGCAGTCAAGTGTTCTCTCGTGTTTTTAGTGCGTGCCTCTTCCGGTTGTTTGGTTCCGATGCCTAAATCCACCACTTAGTGATGTCCATGGACGGTCTTGACCACGGCCTCGAATCCGTTGTGGTCATCGGCCTTGTAGTCCACGATGCGGTGCGTTCCATCGGCCTCATCCAGGGTGTACTGTCCCTTGACGACGTCTCCGTCCCGGGATTCCCACTGGGTCTTGTGGTCTCCGGTGTGGGCATCCTTGACGCCGTACTCGAACTTGTACTTGGGGTGGGCGTTGTAGTCCTCGTCGTGGTGGGCAGCGACCTTTGGCGCTCCGTGCTCTCCTCCGTAGTACTGGGCAGAGGCAACAACGGCCAGGCAGGCAACGAGGGCGATGATCTGGAAATGGGAAGAAGAAGCAGTTTTTAATTAGTTAATTTGGAATGCTTGTTAATATTATGATCCAAttactttgaacattttcgtGGCTGGTTGTAGCTGATGAGGCTGTTAGAATGTGTGCTGATGAAGATGTACTGCGCAACTGATACCTTCAAGCAGTATGGTTTGATGTATTTATACCCCCCGCGGGGTGGGAGAGATGCTTGAACATGCCATCTATTGGCCGATCGTGAGGTCCACATATGGTACAGCATATGCCGGTGTGTGATCTTTTTTTGGGCAGTACCGGCGAAGAGGTCTcgcgaaagatttttttttctcttcgacTTGACCACGGTCACAGCGGCGTGCGTCCGGAGAGAGCTTTTGCTTTTACATGCCATTTGATCCCAATACCTCGGattaaaatataattcaaaactaaaatgtataatttatagtcaactaaataaaataaattaaattttggcacgaccaacaaaatttctgcgcatgtttttttttaggggAAGCATAAACTTTGAGGTTTTCAGAAACacattcaatttgatttttttttaatatttagtttttctccaaagtatGTGAGAAGAATAAAAACTTCTCTCTTTGTATATTtcgcatgcattttttttatttttgtgtttttgttttatcatttaAGTCATTCTTCACAAACCCACattaaatcggaaaaagttgtccCAACCCCCTTCGATTTCCATGAAACTTTGCActgaggggtaattttggtccctgatcacgaatccgaggtccatttttcgatatctcatgatggtggggcggtacgaccccttttcatttctggatttttactaAGTTACGTTTTTCAGTGAAAGATAGAAACCGAAACCGTGAATAGATacaatttggtgtcaaagggcttggacgcctgatttgatggtcaactctattctctattctgaaagaaaaaacgatcatttaatcaaaaaacttaaaaatagtttaaaagctgatatttcccgttactcaactgttaaAAAACTTGTGATATGCCATTTTattagaaatttaatttactttttgaatttgcaatagTTTCCATACAGGTATTTTTCCCATTTgagacaaacattttcatttaacgtgtttttttgtaacaaaGCAAGGTaacttttaagagtgtaacaataatgTTCAAAGTTGTATAGCAGAAAAATCCAAAACTTGGATGGTTAAACATAAGGGATTTGATTGTAGTCTTCACGAGTTATCTGAATGTTCCCCAAATTCCAGCTCTGAACGAGCCCCAACATACATTGAAAGGACCATTTTTATGTTGAACTTTCCgataaaaacatacaaaagcacacgattgagtttcagtagttgaaatttcgaaaaaaaatgtcaaaaactgtaaaaatagaaaaaaattgtattttacaCAGAAGCCCctctgacaccaaatttctgtcTTTCCATGGTTTCGAGCTACACGAGTCTtagtaaaaatccagaaaaattaaAGGGGTCATCACCGTcacgaaatttcataaaatgaaCCGCTGATTCGCGATCAAggaccaaaattacctcttAAAGAAAAGTTTCATAGAAATCTAAGAGAGGTtcggcttattttttttttaaaacacgcATCAAAAAATTGTGGTAATTGGAAGTGTAATATTGTAAGGTTCAACATTACCTTTTTAATGATGCAAGTTTACCTCAATGTAGACAAGAAAAGtagtaaatttacaaatttaagaggtaaaattacacatttttactgaCATCAAAGATGTCCCcgttcccagatgtaataataCCACGACTTTTTTACTTGAATTATACAGTGCACTTTCTCTGCGTCAATATTGAAGAGGCcgtcgagagagagagaagtgTCAAATTATACAGTGgattctctggctgtcgatcttctcgatatcaatattattccagctgtcaataattttttcagtcccttcaaatagattctcgctctcgacggtcccttcaatatcgagagagtccactttataacaaaaaaactaacttaatccaggGTAATccatgtggttggagccttcctcactcattaccaacaatggctgtacacaaatttcatctattttttagatccggaataaaaaagtacatcaatatcacttaagtggccatatctcgagacagggttgccagatcttcaatgttttaggctcgttggaaaggtcttttgataaactaattaacgatgggttggatggtggatccggacagagtttacatacatttaagtgagatccggcttccaaaaactacatcaatatcacttaaggggccatatttcgagtcagggttgccagatcttcaatgttttaggctcgttagaaaggtcttttgataacctaatcaacgatgggacggatggtggatccggacatagtttacatacatttaagtgagatccggcttccaaaaactacatcaatatcacttaagtggccatatctcgagacaaggttgccagatcttcaatgttttagactcgttggaaaggtctttcgataaccttaccaacgatgggtcggatggtggatccggacatagtttacatacatttaagtgagatccggcttccaaaaaatacatcaatatcacttaagtggccatatctcgagacagggttgccagatcttcaatgatttaggctcgttggaaaggtcttttggtaacctatccaacgatgggtcggatgatggacccggacatagtttacatacatttaagtgagatccggatatatgtgaaaacacatttttatacataacttttaaactactcatcgaaacttcaatctgtataaaactcgatctatgggaccctaaaccaagtcgaatgcaacaggttcgggtcaaatcggttcagccagtgccgagaaacatgagctagtttgttggtcacatacatacatacacacacacatacacacacacatacacacacatacacacacacacatacacacagacatttgttcagttttcgattctgagtcgatatgtatacacgaaggtgggtctacgacgttttttataaaaacatcatttttagagcaggattatagccttacctcagtgaggaaggcaaaacaatgcTATTTCAAgtgactaaaaaaataattgataaatgTAGCGAAATTGATATCCGGAAGATCGACAGTTAAAGAATGTATCAAAATATCTTAACATAATTTTTCTGGagcataataaatataataaaatagtAGGCAAAAATAACATTGATCATAGCTGTGATGCATTGAAACAatcttgaattttaatgttttaccaGCAATGCATGATACatggtattatttttttattatttgcattGCCAATCTCAAGAGCAACACGCaaataatcatacaaatttacaacatttagctctcgtgcgaaaaaaaatctgcattgcCTAGCTACGCCCACTTCCCCAGTTCGCCCCTGAAATGCCCCTGGTTTTTTTGGGCCTCCAAAAACTTCTACTTTTTGGCACGAAAGCTGACCATTGCATTACTCGAATTATAATTAAATTCAATCAGCTGTTGCTGcggctgcatgctctcgtgccaCTCTTTGGTCTAAGATCTGCTCGACGTACAAGAGAGATCACGATCTTTGAGCTAAACGATTCTCTAGGATTTCGCAAACCGGGTTTCGAATGTCGAGTCgggtaaaaattgtaaaaaaaatcttatcaaaacaaaatttaagattAAGTGCACTATTATAGCGAAATCACTTTTGTTCAGATAATTATAACAACAAATATAATAATGTGCGAAAagctagagaactgctcaaccgAGAAGCTTGCACGAACATGGGGCATAAAAAAACGCAAAACGAAGCAGTAGAAAACGATGAAAAAATCTCGGTGACATGAAACCGCGATGGTAATGAAAGAGAAGAAGCTGAAAATCATTGGAAAATTGCGCGCACCCCACTGCGCCCCCTCCCCCTTGTTGGTCGCAGCCAGTCAATTAGCAAGTGAGGGGGGTTCTGTCACTTTTTGGCAGCTGAGCACTAAGCTTCGCTGTGAGCGGGATGTTGAGCCATGCAGAGCGGTCTCATTTTTGACCGGGGTGAAACCGTGCCTCGATCGTGAACTGCCAGCCTGGGCGACCTAATGATATTGTTTTTACTTGGCACCTTTTATTCACTTTTTTATTGCGATGTTTTGGCTGTGGCAGCGTCGGTTTGA from Culex quinquefasciatus strain JHB chromosome 3, VPISU_Cqui_1.0_pri_paternal, whole genome shotgun sequence includes:
- the LOC119769854 gene encoding cuticle protein 19-like translates to MFKITIIFAAVAVLAISAEYDDPKDYHSHPKYKFEYGVKDSKTGDNKDQWEHRDGDVVKGQYSFYEADGTKRIVEYSSDKHHGFQAHVKRVGHASHPQVYGHHEEGGHHFGGGEEHHGHGHAESYANLYQHHH
- the LOC6034626 gene encoding uncharacterized protein LOC6034626, whose protein sequence is MFKVIVLASCLVSIALAGYEQSHGWDWDSKYKFEYGVKDPHTGDHKSQWEISDGKHGLKGGYTLDEADGTKRVVQYKADKWNGFQAIVKRIGHAVHPQTYAAPFVVKKQDSHNGNGYQKQQQQLGQDSYGQSINGVGFWKQPQQQQQQNGWVDQQPASSSNSLMMVLVQIGVAFGMSVTVVFLTTPKVMTSLLVVSIDLRMRRMTHSLHSKLIQSSISLSSSSLRNTLATINQHKMSKFVILLALVAVVAAEYHEEHYAHPKYKFEYGVKDSKTGDNKDQWEHRDGDVVKGQYSFYEADGTKRIVEYSSDKHHGFQAHVKRVGHASHPQVYGHHEEGGHHFGGAEGHHGHGHAESYANLYQHHH
- the LOC6034627 gene encoding cuticle protein 19; the encoded protein is MFKIIALVACLAVVASAQYYGGEHGAPKVAAHHDEDYNAHPKYKFEYGVKDAHTGDHKTQWESRDGDVVKGQYTLDEADGTHRIVDYKADDHNGFEAVVKTVHGHH